A segment of the Staphylococcus ratti genome:
AAAATGATTACGAAAGACTGACGATTTTTTGAAATCTTCATAAGCTGTTCTTGATTCAAATCCAAACATCACTTTATATACATTGTCTTTTAAAGGTTTGAGTAATCTGAAACTTTTATAGCCTTCAAAATCGGCAAGATTTGGATAATAACTGTTGAGTCTTTTTTCTAATTGATATTTATGATCTTCGGAAGTTGGGATAGAAATAACTGCTTGAAAATCATCTTCAGAAATTTCACCAACTCGAGATAATGAACGGAAGGCTCTAGGTTGTTGGAAAACACTTTCTTTTTCTGTCTCTTCCATCAAAACAGAGCGGTCTTCTGAAGCAAAAATGAGTAAATTTCTGTCTTTGTTGTTGAGTTGAATTTGATGTATATAACCATAGGTACCATAAGTGATATAGAGTTTCATGGTGTTCCCCTCCTTAATATTGAACTTATTATACTTTTTTTAAATGTAAAAGACCACAATTTATATTACCCATTTGAATCGTTTGTAAAAGTGTTATTTGAGATTTTAAACTTTTATGACATTTGAGTTCCATGTAAGCGTTATGATGCACAAATGTGCTATAGTTGATAAGAATGAATTTTTGAAGGAGGTTCTCATGGTTATACCGTTTAATGACACGATATTAAAAGCGATAAAAGGGGAACAAGTCACACATACGCCGGTGTGGTTTATGCGTCAAGCAGGGCGTTCACAACCTGAATATCGAAAATTAAAAGAAAAATATTCATTATTTGAAATTACGCATCAGCCTGAACTGTGTGCCTATGTTACATCTTTACCTGTAGAACAATATGACACAGACGCTGCTGTTTTATATAAAGATATTATGACACCACTTAAAGCGATTGGTGTAGATGTAGAGATTCAATCTGGTATAGGACCTGTTATTTCAAATCCTATTAAACAAATGTCAGATGTCGAAAGTTTAGGACACATTGATCCTAAGCGAGATGTACCGTATGTATTAGATACGATTAAATTATTAACTCAGGAAAAATTAAATGTGCCGCTTATCGGATTTACAGGGGCACCATTTACATTGGCGAGTTACATGATTGAAGGAGGACCTTCAAAAAATTACAATAAAACTAAAGCGCTTATGTACAGTGATGAAGCAACGTGGTTTAAGTTGATGGATACACTTGCTGAAATGTCAGTGACTTACGTTGGTGCTCAAGTAGAAGCGGGAGCGCAATTAATTCAAGTGTTCGATTCATGGGTAGGTATTTTGAATAAAGCTGATTATGACTACTATATTCAGCCTTGCATGGATAAATTAATTTCTGGGATCAAATCTTATAATGTACCAGTCATATTATTTGGCGTAGGGGCAAGCCATTTAATTACGTCGTGGAATCAACTGCCAATTGATGTTTTAGGTTTAGATTGGAGAACATCTATTCAACAAGCAGGTCAATTGGGCGTATCAAAGGCGGTACAAGGTAATCTTGATCCAAGTATTTTACTTGCACCTTGGGAGGTTATTGAAGCACGATTGAAGCCAATCTTAGACCAAGGATTAAACCATGGTAAGTATATTTTTAATTTAGGTCACGGTGTATTTCCTGAAGTTAAACCAGAAACATTACAACGTGTATCAAAATTTGTACATGATTATACAGGGGAAAAATTAAAATAGAGTTGAAAAAGGACGGATTTGGATGAAAAAAGAAGTCGGTTTACTAGTGATGGCGTATGGAACACCGTATCAAAAAAGTGATATCGAGCCGTATTATACAGACATACGTCGCGGTCGCAAGCCTAGCGAGGAAGAGTTGAACGATCTCATTTCTCGTTATGAAGCTATCGGGGGGCTTTCACCACTTGCGAAAATTACAGAGCGTCAAGCTGAAGTGATAAGAGATACTCTAAACGAGCATTATGAAGCAGTTACATTCAAATTATATATTGGTCTTAAACATATTCATCCTTTTATCGAAGATGCAGTGACAAAAATGAATCAAGACGGTATTACTGAAGCGGTGACGGTTGTATTGGCGCCGCATTATTCCAACTTTTCTATAGGCGCATATAATAAACGAGCAGATGAAAAAGCAGCCGAATTTGGCATTCAACTTCATCATGTTCAACGCTATTACAATCAACCAAAGTTTACAGAGTATTGGACGATGCGTGTTAATGAAATATTGGCGAATATTCCACAAAGTGAACACGATAAAACGATGTTAGTCGTTTCAGCACATAGTTTACCTGAAAGAATGATTAAAGAAAGTAATGATCCGTATCCGTCTGAATTAGCGGAAACAGCAAAAGCTTTACAGACGCAATCAGCAATTCATCACGTTGCGACAGGTTGGCAATCAGAAGGGAATACAGGGACACCATGGTTAGGGCCAGATGTTCAAGATTTAACACGCGAACTTTATCAAAAGGGTAAATATCAACATTTTATTTATGCACCTGTAGGGTTTGTTGCCGAGCATTTAGAAGTCCTTTATGATAACGATTACGAATGTAAACGGGTATGCGATGAAGTAGGCGCTATTTATCACCGACCACCGATGCCTGATACACATCCACTTTTTATCGGTGCGATTGTGGATGAAATTACAAATTTGTATTAGAAAGTGTGAACCATATGACTAAAGTTGCGATTATAGGCGCAGGAATTACGGGCTTATCGAGTGCATATTTTATCAAAAAGCATTATCCTCACATAGACGTAACGGTTTACGAATCGACTGATCAACCAGGGGGAAAAATAAAAACCATAGAGCGTGACGGTTACACGATTGAATTAGGGCCAGAATCTTATCTTGGTCGTAAAACAATTATGACAGAACTTGCCAAAGATATTGGTATACCGGATGAAGACATTATTACGAATAAAACAGGACAATCCTATATTTATGCACGCAATCAACTTTTTCCAATTCCTGGCGGCTCAATACTAGGCATACCTACAGACTTAAAGCCGTTTATGACAACAAAATTAATTTCTTTTAAAGGGAAATTACGCGCATTAAAAGATTTGAAGCGCAAACCAATGGCTATGGATGAAGATATGTCGGTAGGTGCTTTTTTTAGATATCGCTTAGGAGATGAAATTTTAGAAAACTTAATAGAACCTTTACTAAGTGGTATTTATGGCACAAATATTGATGAATTAAGTTTAATGAGCACTTTTCCAAACTTTAAAACGTTAGAAGAGACACACGGAAGTATTATCAAAGGCATGCAGAAAGTGCGATTAGAACGTGAAAAAAAAGAAAACCATAATTCTGAAGGTCCACAAGGCCAATTTAAACAATTTCGACATGGTCTTTTTCATTTTATTAAACAACTAGAATTATGGTTAAAGCGTCATGATGTTCAATTTAAATATAAAACATCTGTTACGGATTTAATTGCTGAACAAAAAGGTTACTATGTAGAAACAAATACAGAAAGCAATACCTTTTATAATGGTGTGATTGTAGCAACACCGCATCAAGTATTCCATCAATGGTTTGATACAGATCCAGGCTTTGATTACTTTAAACAACTCGAAGCCTCTTCCGTAGCAACAATTGTTTTTGCGTTTGATGAAAAAAACATCGAAAACACACATAATGGAACGGGGTTCGTAATTGCCAGAACAAGCGATACGGCTATAACAGCATGTACATGGACAACAAAAAAATGGCCGCATACGACACCGAAAGGTAAGGTGCTTATTCGTGCATACATCGGTAAACCAGGCGATGATATTGTCGAAACACATACGGATCAAGAATTGATTGATATTGCGCGTAAAGACTTATCTCAAATGATGACATTTTACGGTGAACCAGATTTTACAATAGTCAATAAAATGCCGCATGCAAGTCCGCAATACCATGTAGGTCACATAAACCAAATCAAGAAAATTCAAGAACATATATATAAAGAATATCCGCACCTTCAAATTACGGGCGCGCCATTTGAAGCGGTGGGATTACCGGACTGTATTCAACAAGCACAAGATGCGGTAGAAAGACTTATCCCTAGAATTTAAATTTAAGCGCGTTGTGTAATGAGCAAGGCTTGATACGCTTGTTTAAAGTCTTGCTTATTTATATTTTCATAAAGTAGTACTAAAACGTATGCATCGGTTAATAAACTAAGCGCTATTTTTTAAAGTGATTACTTCAAACAGAGTATTAAGAATTTTTTATCGCTCGTTTTGGATTAAATCCCAAACGCTTGTGGTTTAAATTTGATTAAGTATTAAAAAGGAGATGACTTGAATGACACACGTCTATATTGCACATGGTTACCAAGCAGATGAAAATCAACATTGGTTTCAATGGTTAAAAAATGCTTTAGAACTTGAAGGGCATGATGTCACAATTGTTAAGTTTCCTAATCCAGATACACCGAGAGTAGAAGAATGGTTAGAGGCTATGCAACAACAAGTGACACATGTTAACAGTGATACACTTTTTGTCGCGCATAGTTTAGGTGCAATCACGACTTTGAAATTTATTAATGATTTAGATATCCCTTTAATTGGAGGAATTGCAATTATTTCAGGTTTTAAAGATGAATTAGAACAACTTCCAGAATTAGATGAATTTGTAAATCAAACGATTGATTATGACACACTTAAAGTAAAGCTGAATTATTGTTTTTGTATTGCAGCTAAAGATGACTATATTGTTCCGTATGCTTATACACAACATTTAAGTAATGTTTTAGATGCCAAATTGTATACGATTGAAAAAGGTGGCCATTTTTGTGAGGTAGATGGCTATGACACCTTTAATTATCTTAAACAGAAAATCATTTTAAAATTAGACTGATAGGGCATTGAGAGATGAAAATGATATGATTCGAAACGAATTGAGAAGTTTTTACTACATAGGGGATGAAATTACACATTTTCTTTGTGAAAAAGCGTTGACCTTTTAAAGAACTAAATATATACTAAGAAAGTCTTAAGCGTTCAAACGCAGTAAGGCTTAGGTCAACCGATTAAGGTAAGGGTTTGAAGCAATGGTACGAATTGAAAAATTGCAAAAGACACCATTTATTTTCCTTAACAATTTTAAAATAAATTTAAAAAAACGTTGACATTCATTACGAAAATTGGTACTATTAAAAGGTAGCCGATTTTAATAATATTACCGCGGGATGGAGCAGTTCGGTAGCTCGTCGGGCTCATAACCCGAAGGTCGGTGGTTCAAATCCGCCTCCCGCAATAGTTTTAGGTCCCGTAGTGGAGCGGTTTAACACGCCTGCCTGTCACGCAGGAGATCGCGGGTTCGATTCCCGTCGGGACCGCCATTATAATATGGTTCAGTAGCTCAGTCGGTAGAGCAAAGGACTGAAAATCCTTGTGTCGGCGGTTCGATTCCGTCCTGAACCACTTTCAATCACGGCGGTTGTGGCGAAGTGGTTAACGCATCGGATTGTGGTTCCGACATTCGTGGGTTCGATTCCCATCAGCCGCCCTTATCGTGAAATGCGGGTGTAGTTTAATGGCAAAACCTCAGCCTTCCAAGCTGATGTTGTGGGTTCGATTCCCATCACCCGCTCCATTTTTATTAATCCACAGTAGCTCAGTGGTAGAGCTATCGGCTGTTAACCGATCGGTCGTAGGTTCGAGTCCTACCTGTGGAGCCACGGCCCCTTGGTCAAGCGGTTAAGACACCGCCCTTTCACGGCGGTAACACGGGTTCGAGTCCCGTAGGGGTCATCAAATCAGAAGTGAAACATCGCTTCTGATTTTTTATTTTATATTTTGGAGAGTTGTCCGAGTTGGCCGAAGGAGCACGCCTGGAAAGTGTGTAGGCGCCACAAGCGTCTCGAGGGTTCGAATCCCTCACTCTCCGTTTTTTTGAAAGTATCTGTTAATATTTGATAAGTTAAATTGCTAAGAAACGTTGATATTACGGCGTTTCTTTTTATTTTTGTAAATAACTGTAAATATTCGTTTCTTTTTATTTTGGCCACATCATGGTCACGAAAAGTGATTTTTTATCTCAA
Coding sequences within it:
- a CDS encoding antibiotic biosynthesis monooxygenase family protein — translated: MKLYITYGTYGYIHQIQLNNKDRNLLIFASEDRSVLMEETEKESVFQQPRAFRSLSRVGEISEDDFQAVISIPTSEDHKYQLEKRLNSYYPNLADFEGYKSFRLLKPLKDNVYKVMFGFESRTAYEDFKKSSVFRNHFSKDAVHSLAGVTSTHSSYLERYFYPISEEDILQQQESNN
- the hemE gene encoding uroporphyrinogen decarboxylase, with protein sequence MVIPFNDTILKAIKGEQVTHTPVWFMRQAGRSQPEYRKLKEKYSLFEITHQPELCAYVTSLPVEQYDTDAAVLYKDIMTPLKAIGVDVEIQSGIGPVISNPIKQMSDVESLGHIDPKRDVPYVLDTIKLLTQEKLNVPLIGFTGAPFTLASYMIEGGPSKNYNKTKALMYSDEATWFKLMDTLAEMSVTYVGAQVEAGAQLIQVFDSWVGILNKADYDYYIQPCMDKLISGIKSYNVPVILFGVGASHLITSWNQLPIDVLGLDWRTSIQQAGQLGVSKAVQGNLDPSILLAPWEVIEARLKPILDQGLNHGKYIFNLGHGVFPEVKPETLQRVSKFVHDYTGEKLK
- the hemH gene encoding ferrochelatase; translated protein: MKKEVGLLVMAYGTPYQKSDIEPYYTDIRRGRKPSEEELNDLISRYEAIGGLSPLAKITERQAEVIRDTLNEHYEAVTFKLYIGLKHIHPFIEDAVTKMNQDGITEAVTVVLAPHYSNFSIGAYNKRADEKAAEFGIQLHHVQRYYNQPKFTEYWTMRVNEILANIPQSEHDKTMLVVSAHSLPERMIKESNDPYPSELAETAKALQTQSAIHHVATGWQSEGNTGTPWLGPDVQDLTRELYQKGKYQHFIYAPVGFVAEHLEVLYDNDYECKRVCDEVGAIYHRPPMPDTHPLFIGAIVDEITNLY
- the hemY gene encoding protoporphyrinogen oxidase — translated: MTKVAIIGAGITGLSSAYFIKKHYPHIDVTVYESTDQPGGKIKTIERDGYTIELGPESYLGRKTIMTELAKDIGIPDEDIITNKTGQSYIYARNQLFPIPGGSILGIPTDLKPFMTTKLISFKGKLRALKDLKRKPMAMDEDMSVGAFFRYRLGDEILENLIEPLLSGIYGTNIDELSLMSTFPNFKTLEETHGSIIKGMQKVRLEREKKENHNSEGPQGQFKQFRHGLFHFIKQLELWLKRHDVQFKYKTSVTDLIAEQKGYYVETNTESNTFYNGVIVATPHQVFHQWFDTDPGFDYFKQLEASSVATIVFAFDEKNIENTHNGTGFVIARTSDTAITACTWTTKKWPHTTPKGKVLIRAYIGKPGDDIVETHTDQELIDIARKDLSQMMTFYGEPDFTIVNKMPHASPQYHVGHINQIKKIQEHIYKEYPHLQITGAPFEAVGLPDCIQQAQDAVERLIPRI
- a CDS encoding RBBP9/YdeN family alpha/beta hydrolase is translated as MTHVYIAHGYQADENQHWFQWLKNALELEGHDVTIVKFPNPDTPRVEEWLEAMQQQVTHVNSDTLFVAHSLGAITTLKFINDLDIPLIGGIAIISGFKDELEQLPELDEFVNQTIDYDTLKVKLNYCFCIAAKDDYIVPYAYTQHLSNVLDAKLYTIEKGGHFCEVDGYDTFNYLKQKIILKLD